In one window of Ostrinia nubilalis chromosome 21, ilOstNubi1.1, whole genome shotgun sequence DNA:
- the LOC135082385 gene encoding golgin subfamily A member 6-like protein 22, with the protein MVFCYKIITETPRRSGTTSPVRRAVPTNIPSSLSQLVGTVDYEASDVLDIPERDWRLLAALAKKRDESDERERLAEEFQRMWQKEKEDREMSSDVLDIPERDWRLLAALAKNKAEGGERDGLTSIRTFDYKSRDVLDIPERDWRLLAALAKKRDKSYERERLAEEFQRMWQKEKEEREMSSDVLDIPERDWRLLAALAKKRDESDERERLAEEFQRMWQKEKEDREMSRDVLDIPERDWRLLAALAKKRDESDERERLAEEFQRMWQKEKEERKMSSDVLDIPERDWRLLAALAKKRDESDERERLAEEFQRMWQKEKEDREMVEAETLDQYKRYLAQKRHQERLRLEHKQLRQATEQQLKQGELLNCIRYKQRRSDDLRALIIDQKVTDIVDKALEEEARATLAADRRLRQSAAEECRRQLDLADARRREDDALRRRNAMLRDASQLDMIELRRSEDDALRRRNAMLRGASQVRECLQT; encoded by the exons ATGGtgttttgttataaaattataactgAGACTCCGAGGCGGTCGGGCACCACATCCCCGGTGAGACGAGCTGTGCCCACTAACA TCCCCAGCTCCCTGTCCCAACTCGTTGGTACCGTGGACTACGAAGCCAGCGATGTGCTGGACATCCCCGAGAGAGACTGGCGGCTGCTGGCTGCCCTCGCCAAGAAGAGGGACGAGAGCGACGAGCGGGAGCGGCTGGCGGAGGAGTTCCAGCGCATGTGGCAGAAGGAGAAGGAGGACAGAGAGATG TCCAGTGATGTGCTGGACATCCCCGAGAGAGACTGGCGGCTGCTGGCTGCCCTCGCCAAGAATAAGGCGGAAGGAGGAGAGAGAGATG GTTTGACCTCAATACGTACCTTTGACTATAAGTCCAGAGATGTGCTGGACATCCCCGAGAGAGACTGGCGGCTGCTGGCTGCCCTCGCCAAGAAGAGGGACAAGAGCTACGAGCGGGAGCGGCTGGCGGAGGAGTTCCAGCGCATGTGGCAGAAGGAGAAGGAGGAGAGAGAGATG TCCAGCGATGTGCTGGACATCCCCGAGAGAGACTGGCGGCTGCTGGCTGCCCTCGCCAAGAAGAGGGACGAGAGCGACGAGCGGGAGCGGCTGGCGGAGGAGTTCCAGCGCATGTGGCAGAAGGAGAAGGAGGACAGAGAGATG TCCAGAGATGTGCTGGACATCCCCGAGAGAGACTGGCGGCTGCTGGCTGCCCTCGCCAAGAAGAGGGATGAGAGCGACGAGCGGGAGCGGCTGGCGGAGGAGTTCCAGCGCATGTGGCAGAAGGAGAAGGAGGAGAGAAAGATG TCCAGCGATGTGCTGGACATCCCCGAGAGAGACTGGCGGCTGCTGGCTGCCCTCGCCAAGAAGAGGGACGAGAGCGACGAGCGGGAGCGGCTGGCGGAGGAGTTCCAGCGCATGTGGCAGAAGGAGAAGGAGGACAGAGAGATG GTAGAAGCTGAAACCCTCGACCAGTACAAGAGGTACCTCGCCCAAAAGCGTCACcaggagcggctgaggctggaaCACAAGCAGCTGCGGCAGGCCACAGAGCAGCAACTCAAGCAGGGGGAGCTCCTGAACTGCATCCGATACAAGCAGAGGCGCAGCGACGACCTGCGAGCTCTGATCATAGATCAAAAG GTGACAGACATAGTAGACAAAGCACTAGAAGAAGAAGCGCGAGCGACCCTGGCTGCGGACCGGCGCCTGCGTCAGAGCGCGGCGGAGGAGTGCCGGAGACAGCTGGACCTGGCCGACGCGAGGAGGAGAGAAGACGACGCTTTGAGAAGAAGGAACGCGATGCTGAGGGATGCCTCACAG CTGGACATGATCGAATTGAGGAGGAGTGAGGACGATGCGTTGAGGAGGAGGAACGCGATGCTGAGGGGTGCCTCACAGGTTAGAGAATGTTTACAGACATAA
- the LOC135082386 gene encoding uncharacterized protein LOC135082386, protein MHDFKRTNKISGVHWLKEPIDNLRISVKMKPHNGILSLPKFENYTNVSNGINSDSFEQTEEYTFKWQEKAFSLWEIQRYSDVHHCITDTELTYHNMLNDLDYEPVKVFTYVHDDYHLPLPLNNVKSKSNNIIDLSTCFERLNLNDRIEKALVKESSSMGHLFRSEENLDVDNKEWRAMHIAFDSSDYNEDSQLVFKQEAILVSVYHNITHNYLLVSPDENQLELNPYCAETSAGVPLGYHYAIGLRFEDAGDSEELTVLLNKLHKKWEKKHKQLVNFCMPSLGRKIYHLTLEILTAKEFEMDDLYVEYTIRLRTEAAMPGQHLRQMEREEPVRSFQPLVQNRTNGVQSAVAKLRASHVFLPAVDHELTLFLPDGAALLRDRAHSTRLLVCHPVIDDRQDPSF, encoded by the exons ATGCATGATTTTAAGCGTACAAACAAGATATCTGGTGTTCACTGGCTAAAAGAGCCTATAGATAATTTAAGAATAAG tgtaaaAATGAAACCACACAATGGAATATTGTCCTTACCAAAATTTGAAAACTATACAAATGTGTCCAATGGCATTAACAGTGACTCGTTTGAACAAACCGAAGAGTACACATTTAAATGGCAAGAAAAAGCGTTCAGCTTATGGGAAATCCAACGATATTCAGACGTTCACCATTGTATAACGGATACAGAGCTCACTTACCACAATATGCTCAATGATTTAGACTATGAACCGGTCAAAGTATTTACTTACGTGCACGATGATTACCACTTGCCGTTGCctttaaataatgtaaaaagtaAAAGCAATAACATAATTGACTTAAGTACATGTTTTGAGCGTTTAAATTTGAATGATCGAATTGAGAAGGCGTTGGTTAAGGAGTCAAGTTCTATGGGACATTTGTTCAGAAGTGAAGAGAATTTAGATGTTGATAATAAGGAGTGGAGAGCTATGCATATTGCATTTGATAGTTCAGATTACAATGA GGACAGTCAACTAGTTTTCAAGCAGGAAGCAATACTGGTGTCCGTGTACCACAACATCACACACAACTACTTACTAGTTTCACCCGATGAGAACCAGCTGGAATTGAACCCGTACTGTGCTGAGACAAGCGCGGGAGTGCCTCTTGGTTACCACTACGCTATAGGGCTGAGGTTTGAAGACGCAGGGGATTCAGAGGAATTGACTGTGCTG CTGAACAAACTGCACAAGAAATGGGAGAAGAAACACAAGCAGCTGGTCAACTTCTGCATGCCCTCGCTAGGGAGGAAGATCTACCACCTTACCCTGGAAATACTGACCGCTAAGGAATTCGAAATGGACGACCTATACGTCGAATATACTATCAGG TTACGAACCGAAGCAGCCATGCCCGGTCAGCACCTGCGCCAGATGGAACGTGAGGAACCCGTGCGGTCATTCCAACCATTGGTCCAGAACAGGACCAATGGCGTCCAGAGTGCGGTGGCCAAACTGCGCGCGAGTCATGTCTTCCTTCCAGCGGTCGATCATGAACTCACGCTCTTCCTGCCTGACGGTGCCGCGCTACTCCGGGACCGGGCGCATTCCACGCGCCTTCTAGTCTGCCATCCAGTGATAGATGACAGACAAGACCCCAGCTTCTAG